One window of Acidobacteriaceae bacterium genomic DNA carries:
- a CDS encoding cytochrome b/b6 domain-containing protein: MPTTVQTPEHVEPATVLRRSLVVRVTHWLTFIAFIALLVTGIEILISHPRFYWGEVGNVNTHPLFTFHIPSSRDTVPTGYGYTLPDQNGWSRYLHFEAAWLLVLTGVVYLVYLFFTGHLRRNLFPTREQRSLRAYTTRIGHYLRRTKSAFDDHTYNVLQRTSYLIVIFVLFPLIIWTGLAMSPAVTTAFPLTSSLLGGRQSARTIHLFLTIALVLFLIIHVTMVAISGFRTRMRAMITGKATLHTELTTKELP, encoded by the coding sequence GTGCCCACCACAGTTCAGACTCCCGAGCACGTCGAGCCAGCCACCGTACTTCGCCGTTCGCTCGTGGTCCGCGTCACGCACTGGCTTACGTTCATCGCCTTCATCGCGCTCCTCGTCACGGGCATCGAAATCCTCATCTCACATCCGCGCTTCTACTGGGGCGAGGTCGGCAACGTCAACACGCACCCCCTCTTCACATTCCACATCCCCTCCTCGCGAGACACCGTCCCCACCGGCTACGGCTACACCCTTCCTGACCAGAACGGCTGGAGCCGTTATCTCCACTTCGAGGCCGCCTGGCTCCTCGTCCTCACAGGCGTCGTTTATCTTGTGTATCTCTTCTTCACCGGCCATCTTCGCCGGAATCTCTTTCCCACGCGCGAGCAACGCTCCCTTCGCGCTTACACCACGCGCATCGGCCACTATCTTCGCCGCACAAAATCCGCATTCGACGACCACACCTATAACGTCCTGCAGCGCACCTCCTATCTCATCGTTATCTTTGTTCTGTTCCCGCTGATCATTTGGACGGGCCTCGCCATGTCGCCTGCCGTCACCACTGCATTCCCACTTACCTCTTCACTTCTCGGAGGTCGTCAGTCCGCGCGCACCATCCATCTCTTCCTCACCATCGCGCTCGTTCTCTTCCTCATCATTCACGTCACCATGGTCGCAATCTCCGGCTTCCGCACCCGCATGCGTGCGATGATTACCGGCAAAGCGACTCTGCACACCGAGCTCACGACGAAGGAGCTCCCATGA
- a CDS encoding rhodanese-like domain-containing protein: MILKQYYLGCLAHASYLLGDEASHTAVIIDPQRDIQQYLDDANALGLHIRHVFLTHFHADFIAGHLELRDRCHATIHLGSRAAAEYTFTPMHDGDTLEFPAMRLQVLETPGHTIESISILVFDLANDATKPYAVLTGDTLFIGDVGRPDLRASLGWTAAELGGYLYDSLHNNLLTLPDETLVYPAHGAGSLCGKQLSSDTVSTLGVQRRVNYALQPMSKEQFVWIVTADQPDAPQYFTYDAILNTRERETLDHTLEKNLRPLTLDEVLELQRTGAQLLDVRDSAEFALGHLTGSINIGLGGQYATWAGTLLDRTRPIVILAEPGREHEAALRLGRIGFDHVRGYLANGLAALASRADLISTTNRVSPAEFNTEIDADSPIILDVRNPREYASKHIPHSLNIPLNHLEERLAELPSGRRIAVHCAGGYRSSAAASILQEHGLTNLIEMTGGLAAWESANLPLVTAS; encoded by the coding sequence ATGATCCTCAAACAGTACTACCTCGGCTGTCTCGCGCACGCCTCGTATCTCCTCGGCGATGAAGCCAGCCACACCGCTGTCATCATCGACCCACAGCGCGACATCCAGCAGTACCTCGACGACGCCAACGCTCTCGGCCTGCACATTCGCCACGTCTTCCTCACGCACTTCCACGCCGACTTCATCGCCGGCCATCTCGAACTCCGCGACCGCTGCCACGCCACCATCCATCTCGGCTCGCGCGCCGCCGCCGAGTACACCTTCACGCCCATGCACGATGGCGACACGCTTGAATTCCCCGCCATGCGCCTCCAGGTCCTCGAAACTCCCGGCCACACCATCGAATCCATCTCCATCCTCGTCTTCGATCTCGCCAACGACGCCACCAAACCATACGCCGTCCTCACGGGCGACACACTCTTCATCGGCGACGTTGGCCGTCCCGATCTCCGCGCCTCACTCGGTTGGACTGCCGCCGAACTCGGTGGCTACCTCTACGACTCGCTCCACAACAACCTCCTAACGCTCCCGGACGAGACACTCGTCTACCCCGCGCACGGCGCCGGCTCCCTCTGCGGCAAGCAGCTCTCCTCCGACACCGTCTCCACCCTCGGCGTGCAGCGCCGCGTCAACTACGCGCTCCAGCCGATGTCCAAAGAGCAATTCGTCTGGATCGTCACCGCCGACCAGCCAGACGCGCCTCAATACTTCACCTACGACGCCATCCTCAACACCCGCGAGCGCGAAACACTCGACCACACTCTCGAGAAAAATCTGCGACCCCTCACGCTCGATGAAGTCCTTGAACTCCAGCGCACCGGCGCGCAACTCCTCGACGTCCGCGATTCCGCCGAGTTCGCTCTCGGTCACCTCACCGGCAGCATCAACATCGGCCTCGGCGGCCAGTACGCCACATGGGCCGGCACATTGCTGGACCGCACACGCCCCATCGTCATCCTCGCCGAGCCCGGCCGCGAGCACGAAGCCGCACTCCGCCTCGGCCGCATCGGCTTCGATCACGTCCGCGGCTATCTTGCCAACGGTCTCGCCGCGCTCGCCTCACGCGCCGACCTCATCTCCACCACCAACCGCGTCAGCCCCGCCGAGTTCAACACGGAGATCGACGCCGACTCACCCATCATCCTCGACGTCCGCAACCCGCGCGAGTACGCCTCCAAACACATCCCGCACAGCCTTAACATCCCGCTCAACCATCTCGAAGAGCGCCTCGCCGAACTCCCGAGCGGTCGCCGCATCGCCGTACACTGCGCCGGCGGCTACCGCTCCTCCGCAGCCGCCAGCATCCTCCAGGAGCACGGCCTCACCAACCTGATCGAAATGACCGGCGGCCTCGCCGCCTGGGAATCCGCCAACCTCCCGCTCGTCACCGCAAGCTGA
- a CDS encoding TIGR04282 family arsenosugar biosynthesis glycosyltransferase: MENRRYPSYRILERGVRRTGLEGICALAVMAKAPRAGKVKTRLQPPLSPEEAAALNVCFLRDTAENIAVVAADGRARGLICYTPVGDEAAFDGLLPEQFELIAQRGDGFGERLLCAAEDILSCGFRAVCLIDSDSPTLPASALREAANALEKPGEHVVLGPSADGGYYLIGMKRAEPRLFEGIAWSTERVYAETVERVREAGMELVELVRWYDVDDAETLAILQRELLRDERPEFAVVNGFDAQWTRKFLQERAGR; this comes from the coding sequence TTGGAGAATCGAAGATATCCGAGCTACCGGATTCTTGAGCGGGGTGTGCGGAGGACGGGGCTCGAAGGGATCTGCGCGCTGGCGGTGATGGCGAAGGCTCCGCGCGCGGGGAAGGTGAAGACGCGACTGCAGCCGCCGCTTAGCCCGGAGGAGGCCGCGGCGCTGAATGTGTGTTTCCTTCGCGATACAGCGGAGAATATTGCGGTGGTTGCGGCTGACGGCCGTGCGCGTGGGTTGATCTGCTATACGCCGGTCGGAGATGAGGCGGCATTCGATGGGCTGCTGCCGGAGCAGTTTGAATTGATTGCGCAGAGAGGGGATGGGTTCGGCGAGAGGTTGCTGTGCGCGGCCGAGGACATTCTGAGCTGCGGGTTCCGCGCGGTTTGTCTGATTGATTCGGATTCGCCGACGTTGCCGGCGAGTGCTCTGCGTGAGGCGGCGAACGCATTGGAGAAGCCGGGCGAGCACGTGGTGCTGGGGCCGTCGGCGGACGGTGGCTATTACCTGATTGGGATGAAGCGAGCGGAGCCGCGGCTGTTTGAAGGAATTGCATGGAGCACCGAGCGAGTGTATGCGGAGACGGTGGAGCGCGTGCGCGAAGCGGGTATGGAATTGGTGGAACTCGTGCGGTGGTATGACGTGGATGATGCAGAGACTTTGGCGATATTGCAGCGGGAGTTGCTGCGCGACGAGCGGCCGGAGTTTGCCGTGGTGAATGGATTCGACGCGCAGTGGACGCGAAAGTTTCTCCAGGAGCGTGCGGGGCGATGA
- a CDS encoding histidine phosphatase family protein gives MSDAENVELWLVRHGETEWSADGRHTSVTDIPLTDRGRERAAELRDYLAGRKFAAVFVSPMQRAKETCEIAGYADVAVVDQNLMEWNYGESEGKTTAEMREKYGPEWSVWSNEIVGGESVEQVGERADKMIARALAAVAVVPNAKDSHQVALFAHAHILRILAARWIGLPAVDGKMLALGTGSLSVLGFEREQRVISRWNRSFEE, from the coding sequence ATGAGTGATGCAGAGAACGTGGAGCTGTGGCTAGTACGGCATGGAGAGACGGAGTGGTCAGCGGATGGGCGACACACCAGCGTGACGGATATTCCCTTGACGGACCGCGGCCGCGAGAGAGCGGCTGAGCTGCGGGACTATCTAGCAGGCAGAAAGTTTGCAGCGGTGTTTGTGAGCCCGATGCAGCGTGCGAAAGAGACGTGCGAAATTGCGGGATATGCTGATGTGGCGGTCGTCGACCAAAATCTGATGGAGTGGAACTACGGCGAGAGCGAAGGCAAGACGACTGCGGAGATGCGCGAGAAGTATGGGCCGGAGTGGAGCGTTTGGAGCAACGAGATCGTCGGCGGCGAGAGCGTAGAGCAGGTCGGTGAACGCGCCGACAAGATGATTGCGAGGGCGCTGGCTGCGGTAGCGGTCGTGCCGAACGCGAAAGATTCGCATCAAGTGGCGCTGTTTGCGCACGCGCATATTCTGCGCATTCTTGCGGCGCGGTGGATTGGGTTGCCGGCGGTGGATGGAAAGATGCTCGCGCTGGGGACGGGCAGTTTGAGCGTGCTGGGATTCGAGCGCGAGCAAAGGGTGATTTCGCGGTGGAACCGCAGCTTTGAGGAGTAA
- a CDS encoding glycosyltransferase family 87 protein, which translates to MTHVQLSGWHRGRAWFTNVVLCALGVGLLAMARQFCAEHVQFKIGFSGVSGWSDVLFVAAVAMVLTQPVNRATLWIVLAFGVAFQVVTLRAAPFLSSDIFRYVWDGIVQHAHISPYRYAPGDRALAFLQQRYPEIYNNINRKEYAHTIYPPVAQMVYWVATLFSPTVAAMKIAMFGFECVAVGALTALLKRMGRRPTDVLLFAWCPLLVWEIGGAGHVDAVILAFVSLALLFRYREQPVLTGLFLGLAVMTKFYPLVLLPALWRRGDWKMPATLVAVCAAGYAVYASAGKLVFGFLGGYAYEEGLDSGTRYFLLEYADRMLGLHSLTKMGYEAFCVVIFAAIAWWTWRHATKERIGDGVKMQRPAFVRASMMFGMALMLLFSPHYPWYIAWLIPLLVLDPNWVTLTYVCAFFYGFTTQWAMPGPKMFVLNSWIYFAVACAFAVEMVWRGWGLARWFDSSGERHAA; encoded by the coding sequence ATGACGCATGTCCAACTGAGTGGCTGGCATCGCGGACGCGCGTGGTTCACGAACGTTGTGTTGTGCGCGCTAGGTGTGGGGCTGCTCGCGATGGCGCGACAGTTCTGCGCGGAGCACGTGCAGTTCAAGATCGGGTTCTCGGGCGTGTCGGGATGGTCCGATGTGCTGTTTGTTGCGGCGGTGGCGATGGTGCTGACGCAGCCGGTGAACCGGGCGACGCTGTGGATTGTGCTGGCGTTCGGTGTCGCGTTTCAGGTTGTTACGTTGCGGGCTGCGCCGTTCCTGTCGTCGGATATTTTTCGTTACGTGTGGGATGGGATTGTGCAGCATGCGCACATCAGCCCCTACAGGTACGCGCCTGGTGATCGAGCGCTCGCATTTCTGCAGCAGCGGTATCCGGAGATCTACAACAATATCAATCGCAAAGAGTACGCACACACAATCTATCCGCCGGTCGCGCAGATGGTTTATTGGGTGGCGACACTATTCTCGCCGACGGTTGCGGCGATGAAGATTGCGATGTTCGGGTTCGAGTGCGTGGCAGTGGGTGCGCTGACTGCGTTATTGAAACGAATGGGACGGCGGCCGACTGACGTGCTGCTGTTTGCGTGGTGCCCGCTGCTGGTGTGGGAGATTGGCGGCGCCGGGCATGTCGATGCGGTGATTCTGGCGTTTGTGTCGCTGGCGCTGTTATTCCGGTATCGTGAGCAGCCTGTGTTGACCGGACTGTTTCTTGGGCTGGCGGTGATGACGAAGTTTTATCCGCTGGTGTTGCTGCCGGCGCTGTGGCGCAGGGGCGATTGGAAGATGCCGGCGACGCTGGTGGCTGTGTGTGCGGCGGGGTATGCGGTTTATGCATCGGCGGGGAAGCTGGTGTTTGGGTTCCTCGGCGGCTATGCGTATGAGGAGGGGCTGGACAGCGGAACGCGGTATTTTCTGCTGGAGTATGCGGATCGGATGCTGGGGTTGCACTCGCTGACGAAGATGGGCTATGAGGCGTTCTGCGTCGTTATCTTCGCTGCGATCGCGTGGTGGACGTGGAGGCACGCGACGAAGGAGCGGATCGGCGATGGAGTGAAAATGCAGCGGCCGGCGTTTGTGCGGGCGTCGATGATGTTTGGGATGGCGTTGATGTTGCTGTTCTCGCCACATTATCCGTGGTATATCGCGTGGTTGATTCCGCTGCTCGTCTTGGATCCGAACTGGGTGACGCTGACGTATGTGTGCGCGTTCTTCTATGGGTTCACGACTCAGTGGGCGATGCCGGGGCCGAAGATGTTCGTGCTGAACAGTTGGATCTACTTCGCGGTTGCGTGCGCATTTGCGGTTGAGATGGTGTGGAGAGGGTGGGGGCTGGC
- a CDS encoding molybdopterin-dependent oxidoreductase produces MNPITRRKLLTTGTVAVAGAAGLAAAARIAERYGLIPPDHGVLYGTGETLTYACQRALTLSRPFHEFPRSMISKQPFANEIGGKLPDPFQSSQANNFTDWRLTVDGLVTHPLSLSIADLRTLATRSQITEVACEEGWSYVAEWIGTPLSLVLREAGLKPEARFVAYFSIQKPWWESIDIAEAQHPGTLLTWGMNDGDLPIGFGGPLRLRVPRQLGYKSIKFLNHITVTDSMKHYGKGLGSSSPEGGYAWYAGI; encoded by the coding sequence ATGAATCCCATCACTCGCCGCAAGCTCCTCACCACCGGAACCGTTGCGGTTGCTGGAGCCGCCGGCCTCGCCGCCGCAGCGCGCATCGCAGAACGCTACGGTCTCATCCCGCCGGATCACGGCGTCCTCTACGGCACCGGTGAAACTCTCACCTACGCCTGCCAGCGCGCTCTCACTCTCAGCCGGCCGTTCCATGAGTTCCCTCGCAGCATGATCTCCAAACAGCCCTTCGCCAACGAAATCGGCGGCAAACTCCCCGACCCTTTCCAGTCCTCACAGGCAAACAATTTCACCGACTGGCGCCTCACCGTCGACGGCCTCGTCACCCATCCGCTCTCACTCTCCATAGCCGATCTCCGCACCCTCGCCACGCGCAGCCAGATCACCGAAGTCGCCTGCGAAGAAGGCTGGTCCTACGTAGCCGAGTGGATTGGCACTCCACTCTCTCTCGTCCTCCGCGAAGCCGGCTTGAAACCCGAAGCCCGCTTCGTCGCCTATTTCTCCATCCAGAAGCCCTGGTGGGAAAGCATCGACATCGCCGAAGCCCAGCACCCAGGCACACTCCTCACCTGGGGCATGAACGACGGCGACCTCCCCATCGGCTTCGGTGGCCCTCTTCGGCTCCGTGTTCCGCGACAGCTCGGCTACAAGAGCATCAAGTTCCTCAATCACATCACCGTCACTGACTCCATGAAGCACTACGGCAAAGGTCTCGGCTCTTCCTCACCGGAGGGCGGTTACGCCTGGTACGCAGGCATCTGA
- the katG gene encoding catalase/peroxidase HPI: MATEAKCPFPHSTTAHRTNTDWWPNHLRLDILSQHSSKSDPMGEDFNYAEEFKSLDYEGLKKDLAALMTDSQDWWPADFGNYGPLMIRLAWHSAGTYRIGDGRGGAGRGQQRFAPLNSWPDNVLLDRARRLLWPIKQKYGKKISWADLMILAGNVALEEMGFKTFGFAGGRADVWEPDMDVNWGLEDKWLGTDKRFSGDRELAKPFGATHMGLIYVNPEGPDFVPDPVAAAKDIRETFARMAMNDEETVALIAGGHTFGKTHGAGPAQHVGPEPEGAEIEEQGLGWSSAYATGIAGDAIGSGLEVTWSNTPTQWSNYFFENLFKYDWELTKSPGGAHQWKPKGNAGEGTVPAAHNGNGSTSHAPGMLTTDLSLRLDPIYEKISRRFYENPDEFADAFARAWFKLTHRDMGPRARYLGPEVPKEELIWQDPIPAVDHELVNEQDVESLKKKILAAGLSVSELVTTAWCSAATYRNSDKRGGTDGGRIRLAPQKDWEANQPKQLEKVLKALEKIQSDFNGSQKGGKKISLADLIVLAGCAGVEQAAKNAGINVTVPFTPGRMDASQEQTDVLSFAVLEPGADGFRSYKDKSNDQHPAEVLLLDKAQLMTLTAPEMTVLLAGMRVLNTNVGGTKYGVFTKRPEALTNDFFVNLLDMRTVWKATSDAKDTFEGRDRKTGEVKWTATRADLIFGSNAQLRALAEVYGSSDAHGKFVDDFVGVWNKVMNLGRFDLARTAAN, from the coding sequence ATGGCTACCGAAGCGAAATGCCCATTCCCACACAGCACCACCGCACACAGAACGAACACCGACTGGTGGCCGAACCACCTGCGGCTGGACATTCTGAGCCAGCACTCCTCGAAGTCGGATCCGATGGGCGAGGATTTCAACTACGCAGAAGAGTTTAAGAGCCTGGATTATGAGGGGCTGAAGAAGGACCTTGCGGCGCTGATGACGGATTCGCAGGACTGGTGGCCTGCGGACTTCGGCAACTACGGTCCGCTGATGATTCGCCTTGCGTGGCACAGTGCGGGAACCTACCGGATCGGTGATGGGCGGGGAGGCGCCGGGCGAGGGCAGCAGCGTTTTGCTCCGCTGAATAGCTGGCCGGACAACGTGCTGCTCGACAGAGCTCGGCGATTGCTGTGGCCGATCAAGCAGAAGTACGGCAAGAAGATCTCGTGGGCTGACCTGATGATTCTGGCCGGGAACGTTGCGCTGGAAGAGATGGGCTTCAAGACGTTTGGTTTTGCGGGTGGACGCGCGGACGTGTGGGAGCCGGACATGGATGTGAACTGGGGGCTCGAAGACAAATGGCTGGGGACGGACAAGCGATTTTCCGGCGATCGCGAACTGGCCAAGCCATTCGGCGCGACACACATGGGCCTGATTTATGTGAATCCCGAAGGGCCGGATTTCGTGCCGGATCCGGTTGCGGCGGCGAAGGATATTCGTGAGACGTTTGCACGCATGGCGATGAACGATGAAGAGACTGTTGCGCTGATCGCGGGCGGGCACACATTCGGCAAGACGCATGGAGCCGGTCCTGCACAGCATGTGGGGCCGGAGCCGGAGGGTGCGGAGATTGAGGAGCAGGGCCTCGGCTGGTCGTCTGCATACGCGACCGGTATTGCAGGCGATGCGATCGGCAGCGGGCTGGAAGTTACGTGGTCCAACACGCCGACGCAGTGGAGCAATTATTTCTTCGAGAACCTGTTCAAGTACGACTGGGAGTTGACGAAGAGTCCGGGCGGCGCGCACCAGTGGAAGCCAAAGGGCAACGCGGGGGAGGGTACGGTGCCGGCTGCGCATAATGGGAATGGATCAACAAGCCATGCACCGGGGATGCTGACCACCGACCTGTCTCTGCGATTGGATCCGATTTACGAGAAGATTTCGCGGCGGTTTTATGAGAATCCGGACGAGTTTGCGGATGCATTTGCGCGTGCGTGGTTCAAGCTGACGCATCGCGATATGGGACCGCGGGCGCGCTATCTGGGACCGGAGGTTCCGAAGGAGGAGCTCATCTGGCAGGATCCGATTCCTGCTGTGGATCATGAATTGGTGAACGAGCAGGATGTCGAGTCGCTGAAGAAAAAGATTCTTGCTGCAGGGCTGAGTGTCTCGGAGCTGGTGACGACGGCGTGGTGTTCGGCGGCGACCTATCGGAACTCGGATAAACGCGGCGGCACAGATGGTGGGCGCATCCGGCTGGCGCCGCAGAAGGATTGGGAAGCCAATCAGCCGAAGCAACTGGAGAAGGTGCTGAAGGCGCTTGAGAAGATTCAGAGTGACTTCAATGGCTCGCAGAAGGGCGGGAAGAAGATTTCGCTCGCCGATCTAATCGTGCTGGCGGGATGTGCAGGAGTTGAACAGGCTGCGAAGAACGCGGGCATCAACGTGACTGTACCCTTCACGCCGGGGCGCATGGATGCGTCGCAGGAGCAGACGGATGTGCTATCGTTCGCGGTGCTTGAGCCGGGTGCTGACGGCTTCCGCTCCTACAAGGACAAGAGCAACGACCAGCATCCGGCTGAGGTGCTGCTGCTGGATAAGGCGCAGTTGATGACGCTGACGGCGCCTGAGATGACAGTGTTGCTTGCGGGCATGCGTGTGCTGAATACGAACGTCGGCGGGACGAAGTATGGAGTCTTCACGAAACGGCCGGAGGCATTGACCAACGACTTCTTCGTCAACCTGCTCGACATGAGGACGGTGTGGAAGGCGACGTCGGATGCGAAGGACACGTTCGAAGGGCGGGACCGCAAGACGGGAGAGGTGAAGTGGACGGCAACACGTGCCGATCTTATCTTCGGCTCGAATGCTCAGCTCCGCGCACTGGCGGAGGTGTATGGAAGCTCGGACGCGCATGGGAAATTTGTCGATGATTTCGTGGGCGTGTGGAACAAGGTGATGAACCTTGGCCGTTTCGACCTCGCGAGAACAGCGGCGAATTAG